One Bradyrhizobium sp. CCGB12 genomic window carries:
- a CDS encoding DUF3455 domain-containing protein, with the protein MSIKLAAPALLLAALIGPAGAAEPLPEAIAAPGETVVLSLHAEGAQVYECKAGTDGKLAWAFREPIATLLSEGKTIGRHYAGPNWELADGSAVAGKAIGNAPGATAADIPWLKLEVTSHRGNGALTPVTTVQRINTHGGKLDGACDKAGAFKSAPYSAEYVFLKKG; encoded by the coding sequence ATGTCGATCAAGCTTGCTGCCCCTGCCCTGCTGCTCGCGGCCCTGATCGGGCCGGCCGGGGCCGCGGAACCGCTGCCCGAGGCCATCGCCGCACCGGGCGAAACCGTCGTGCTCAGCCTCCACGCCGAGGGTGCGCAGGTCTATGAGTGCAAGGCAGGCACCGACGGCAAGCTCGCCTGGGCCTTTCGCGAGCCGATCGCGACGCTGCTGTCCGAGGGCAAGACCATCGGCCGCCACTATGCCGGCCCGAACTGGGAGCTCGCCGACGGCAGCGCGGTGGCCGGCAAGGCCATCGGTAACGCACCGGGCGCAACGGCCGCCGACATCCCCTGGTTGAAGCTGGAGGTCACCTCACACCGCGGCAACGGCGCGCTCACGCCGGTCACCACCGTCCAGCGCATCAACACCCACGGCGGCAAGCTCGACGGCGCCTGCGACAAGGCCGGCGCGTTCAAGAGCGCGCCCTACTCGGCCGAGTATGTGTTCCTGAAGAAGGGCTGA
- the gcvT gene encoding glycine cleavage system aminomethyltransferase GcvT, with the protein MRSRDDRDSLRRTPLHALHVSLGGKMVPFAGYDMPVQYPTGVLKEHLHTRSQAGLFDVSHMGQLALRPKSGKVEDAARALERLVLQDIVAIAEGRQRYAQFTNADGGILDDLMVANFGDHLFLVVNAACKEADEAHLRAHLSADCVIEQLADRALIALQGPKAESALAKLCAEAPSMKFMDAGPHEVAGIKCFVSRSGYTGEDGFEISVPAGDAERLARMLLENPDVMPIGLGARDSLRLEAGLCLYGHDIDTETTPVEAALEWSVQKSRRSGGARAGGFPGAEKILAHFDNGASRRRVGLLAQGRAPVREGALLFADSAGEPIGKVTSGGFGPSLNAPVAMGYVPTSQSALGTSLFAEVRGQRLPLTIAAMPFVKNTYKR; encoded by the coding sequence ATGCGATCGCGCGACGACCGAGATTCCCTCCGACGTACCCCGCTCCACGCCCTGCATGTATCCCTGGGCGGCAAGATGGTGCCGTTCGCGGGTTATGACATGCCCGTGCAATATCCTACGGGCGTCCTCAAAGAGCATCTCCATACCCGCAGCCAAGCCGGCCTGTTCGACGTCTCCCACATGGGCCAGCTCGCGCTCCGGCCCAAATCGGGCAAGGTCGAGGACGCCGCCCGCGCGCTGGAACGGCTGGTGCTGCAGGATATCGTGGCGATTGCCGAGGGGCGGCAGCGCTACGCCCAGTTCACCAATGCGGATGGCGGCATCCTCGACGACCTCATGGTCGCCAATTTCGGCGATCACCTGTTCCTGGTGGTCAACGCCGCCTGCAAGGAAGCGGACGAGGCGCATCTGCGCGCGCATCTCTCCGCCGACTGCGTCATCGAGCAGCTTGCCGACCGCGCGCTGATCGCGCTGCAGGGCCCGAAGGCGGAATCGGCGCTGGCGAAATTGTGCGCAGAGGCGCCGTCCATGAAATTCATGGACGCTGGACCGCATGAGGTCGCCGGCATCAAGTGTTTCGTCTCGCGCTCCGGCTACACCGGCGAAGACGGTTTCGAGATCTCCGTTCCCGCAGGGGATGCCGAGCGTCTGGCCAGGATGCTGCTCGAAAACCCCGACGTGATGCCGATCGGCTTAGGAGCCCGCGACAGCCTGCGACTCGAGGCCGGGCTCTGCCTCTACGGCCACGACATCGACACCGAAACCACGCCGGTCGAAGCCGCGCTGGAATGGTCGGTGCAGAAGAGCCGCCGCAGCGGCGGTGCGCGCGCCGGCGGCTTTCCCGGTGCGGAAAAGATCCTTGCTCATTTCGACAACGGCGCATCGCGCCGCCGCGTTGGCCTGCTCGCCCAGGGCCGCGCGCCGGTACGCGAGGGCGCGCTGCTGTTTGCTGATAGCGCGGGCGAGCCGATCGGAAAGGTCACCTCGGGCGGTTTCGGCCCGAGCCTGAACGCGCCGGTGGCAATGGGTTACGTGCCGACGAGCCAGAGCGCGCTCGGCACAAGTCTCTTCGCCGAGGTGCGCGGACAACGCCTTCCGCTCACCATCGCCGCCATGCCCTTCGTGAAAAACACCTACAAACGCTGA
- the gcvP gene encoding aminomethyl-transferring glycine dehydrogenase produces MTAHRKSNGDAAASFVRRHIGPSARDVTAMLEAVSARSVDALMAETLPASIRQAAPLDLGRPLSETEAIAHMGELAAQNQVFTSLIGQGYAGTILPAVIQRNILENPAWYTAYTPYQPEISQGRLEALLNFQTMICDLTGLDVANASLLDEATAAAEAMALAERHSKVEAKAFFVDKDVHPQTLAVMRTRAEPLGWELIVGDPLTDLDKTDVLGALLQYPGSSGALRDLRPAIAALHAKGALAIMAADLLALTLIASPGELGADIAIGSAQRFGVPMGYGGPHAAYMAVRDALKRSLPGRIVGLSVDSRGMPAYRLALQTREQHIRREKATSNICTAQVLLAVIASMYAVYHGPKGLAQIARNVHRRTAVLAAGLRKLGFAPNCENFFDTLSVDAGARRAEIVARAASEKINLGISETSLRIALDETTTPATVEAVWRAFGGTLAYAEIDAKTREALPDGLKRATPFLTHPVFHAHRSETEMLRYMRKLSDRDLALDRAMIPLGSCTMKLNATTEMMPLTWPEFGSLHPFVPREQAAGYHALFARLEKWLCDITGYDAISLQPNSGAQGEYAGLLAIRGYHASRGQSHRKICLIPSSAHGTNPASAAMVGMDVVVVACEKNGDVDVNDLRAKAEKHSNDLAAVMITYPSTHGVFEEHIREICDIVHGHGGQVYLDGANLNAQVGLSRPGDYGADVSHLNLHKTFCIPHGGGGPGMGPIGVKAHLAPFLPGHPATKGDAPVGPVSAAPFGSASILTISYIYILMMGGEGLKRATEIAILNANYIAARLDPHFPVLYKNARGRVAHECIVDPRPLKTTSGVTVDDIAKRLIDYGFHAPTMSFPVPGTLMIEPTESESKAELDRFCDAMIAIRKEIAEVEAGRFKIEGSPLRHAPHTVHDIADDNWNRAYTRSEGCFPAGTSRTDKYWCPVGRVDNVYGDRNLVCSCPPVSDYAEAAE; encoded by the coding sequence ATGACCGCGCACCGCAAATCCAACGGCGACGCCGCCGCCAGCTTCGTTCGCCGCCATATCGGCCCCTCCGCGCGCGATGTCACCGCGATGCTGGAGGCCGTCAGCGCTAGAAGCGTCGATGCGCTGATGGCGGAGACGCTGCCCGCCTCGATCCGGCAGGCCGCCCCGCTCGATCTCGGCAGGCCGCTCAGCGAGACCGAGGCGATCGCGCATATGGGCGAGCTTGCCGCCCAGAACCAGGTCTTCACCTCGCTGATCGGCCAGGGCTATGCCGGCACCATCCTGCCCGCGGTGATCCAGCGCAACATCCTGGAGAACCCGGCTTGGTACACGGCGTACACGCCCTACCAGCCCGAGATCAGCCAGGGCCGCCTCGAGGCGCTGCTCAACTTCCAGACCATGATCTGCGACCTCACCGGGCTCGACGTCGCCAACGCCTCGCTGCTGGATGAGGCGACCGCGGCGGCTGAAGCCATGGCACTCGCCGAGCGGCACTCGAAGGTCGAAGCAAAGGCCTTCTTCGTCGACAAGGACGTGCATCCGCAAACGCTGGCTGTGATGCGCACCCGCGCCGAGCCGCTGGGCTGGGAGCTGATCGTCGGCGATCCCCTCACCGATCTCGACAAGACCGACGTGCTTGGCGCGCTCTTGCAATATCCGGGCTCATCGGGCGCGTTGCGCGACCTCAGGCCCGCGATCGCTGCACTGCACGCCAAGGGCGCGCTCGCGATCATGGCCGCTGATCTCTTGGCGCTGACCCTGATCGCCTCGCCCGGCGAGCTAGGTGCCGACATCGCGATCGGATCGGCGCAGCGCTTTGGCGTGCCGATGGGCTATGGCGGCCCGCACGCGGCCTATATGGCGGTGCGCGATGCGCTGAAGCGTTCGCTGCCCGGCCGCATCGTCGGCCTCTCCGTCGACTCCCGCGGGATGCCGGCCTATCGCCTCGCGCTCCAGACCCGCGAGCAGCACATCCGCCGCGAGAAGGCGACCTCCAACATCTGCACCGCGCAGGTGCTGCTCGCCGTGATCGCCTCGATGTATGCGGTCTATCACGGCCCCAAAGGGCTGGCGCAGATCGCGCGCAATGTGCATCGCCGCACCGCCGTGCTCGCCGCGGGCCTGCGCAAGCTCGGCTTCGCGCCCAATTGCGAAAACTTCTTCGACACGCTCAGCGTGGATGCCGGCGCCAGGCGCGCCGAGATCGTCGCGCGCGCGGCGTCCGAGAAGATCAATCTCGGCATCAGCGAGACCAGCTTGCGCATCGCGCTCGACGAGACCACGACGCCGGCGACGGTGGAAGCGGTCTGGCGCGCGTTCGGCGGCACGCTTGCCTATGCCGAAATCGACGCCAAGACGCGCGAGGCCCTGCCGGACGGCTTGAAGCGCGCAACGCCTTTCCTCACCCATCCCGTCTTCCATGCGCATCGCTCGGAGACCGAGATGCTGCGCTACATGCGCAAGCTCAGCGATCGCGACCTCGCGCTCGACCGCGCGATGATCCCGCTCGGCTCCTGCACCATGAAGCTGAACGCGACCACCGAGATGATGCCGCTGACCTGGCCGGAGTTCGGCTCGCTGCACCCGTTCGTGCCCCGCGAGCAGGCCGCCGGTTACCACGCGCTGTTCGCGCGCCTTGAGAAATGGCTGTGCGACATCACCGGCTATGACGCGATCTCGCTGCAGCCGAACTCGGGCGCGCAGGGCGAATATGCCGGGCTCCTGGCGATCCGCGGCTATCATGCGTCGCGCGGACAGAGCCACCGCAAGATCTGCCTGATCCCCTCCTCCGCCCACGGCACCAATCCGGCCTCGGCCGCGATGGTCGGCATGGACGTCGTGGTGGTCGCCTGCGAGAAGAACGGCGACGTCGACGTCAATGATCTCCGCGCCAAGGCCGAGAAGCACTCGAACGATCTCGCCGCGGTCATGATCACCTATCCCTCGACGCATGGCGTATTCGAGGAGCATATCCGCGAGATCTGCGACATCGTGCACGGCCATGGCGGCCAGGTGTATCTCGACGGTGCCAACCTCAACGCGCAGGTTGGCCTTAGCAGGCCCGGCGATTACGGCGCCGACGTCAGCCATCTCAATTTGCACAAGACCTTCTGCATCCCGCATGGCGGCGGCGGCCCCGGCATGGGTCCGATCGGCGTCAAGGCGCATCTTGCGCCGTTCCTGCCGGGTCATCCCGCGACAAAGGGCGACGCTCCGGTGGGCCCTGTCTCGGCCGCGCCATTCGGCTCGGCATCGATCCTGACCATCTCCTACATCTATATCTTGATGATGGGCGGCGAAGGGTTGAAGCGTGCCACCGAGATCGCGATCCTCAACGCCAACTACATCGCTGCGCGCCTCGATCCGCACTTCCCGGTGCTCTACAAGAACGCCAGGGGACGCGTCGCCCACGAGTGCATCGTCGATCCCAGGCCGCTGAAGACGACATCCGGCGTCACTGTGGACGACATCGCAAAACGCCTGATCGACTACGGCTTCCATGCACCGACCATGAGCTTCCCGGTGCCGGGCACGCTGATGATCGAGCCGACCGAATCGGAATCGAAGGCGGAGCTGGACCGCTTCTGCGACGCCATGATCGCGATCCGCAAGGAGATCGCCGAGGTCGAGGCCGGCCGCTTCAAGATCGAAGGGTCTCCGCTGCGCCACGCCCCGCACACCGTGCACGACATCGCCGACGACAATTGGAATCGCGCCTACACCCGCAGCGAAGGCTGCTTCCCCGCGGGCACCTCACGCACCGACAAATACTGGTGCCCGGTGGGCCGCGTCGACAACGTCTATGGCGACCGCAACCTGGTGTGCTCGTGCCCGCCGGTCAGCGATTACGCGGAAGCTGCGGAGTAA
- the recA gene encoding recombinase RecA, whose protein sequence is MSATALRIVEGSSMDKSKALAAALSQIERQFGKGSVMKLGKNDRSMDIEAVSSGSLGLDIALGIGGLPKGRIVEIYGPESSGKTTLALHTVAEAQKKGGICAFIDAEHALDPVYARKLGVNIDELLISQPDTGEQALEICDTLVRSGAVDVMVIDSVAALVPKAELEGEMGDALPGLQARLMSQALRKLTASINKSNTMVIFINQIRMKIGVMYGSPETTTGGNALKFYASVRLDIRRIGAIKERDEVVGNTTRVKVVKNKLAPPFKQVEFDIMYGEGVSKMGEILDLGVKAGIVEKSGAWFSYDSQRLGQGRENSKAFLKANPDITAKIETSIRQNSGLISEQILAGTPESDADGEEPADE, encoded by the coding sequence ATGTCCGCTACTGCCCTGCGTATCGTCGAAGGATCTTCCATGGACAAGAGTAAAGCCCTGGCTGCCGCGCTCTCCCAGATCGAGCGCCAGTTCGGCAAGGGCTCGGTGATGAAGCTCGGCAAGAACGACCGGTCCATGGACATCGAGGCGGTGTCCTCCGGCTCGCTCGGGCTCGATATCGCGCTCGGCATCGGCGGCCTGCCCAAGGGGCGCATCGTCGAGATCTATGGGCCGGAATCCTCAGGTAAAACCACGCTGGCGCTGCATACGGTGGCGGAAGCGCAGAAGAAGGGCGGCATCTGCGCCTTCATCGATGCCGAGCACGCGCTCGACCCGGTCTATGCCCGCAAGCTCGGGGTCAATATTGACGAGCTCCTGATCTCCCAGCCCGACACCGGCGAGCAGGCGCTGGAAATCTGCGACACCTTGGTGCGCTCCGGCGCGGTGGACGTGATGGTGATCGATTCGGTCGCGGCGCTGGTGCCGAAGGCCGAGCTCGAGGGCGAGATGGGCGATGCGCTGCCGGGACTTCAAGCGCGGTTGATGAGCCAGGCGCTGCGCAAGCTGACGGCCTCCATCAACAAGTCCAACACCATGGTGATCTTCATCAACCAGATCCGCATGAAGATCGGTGTGATGTACGGCTCGCCCGAGACCACCACCGGCGGCAACGCGCTGAAATTCTACGCCTCCGTCCGCCTCGACATCCGCCGCATCGGCGCGATCAAGGAGCGCGACGAAGTCGTCGGCAACACCACGCGCGTCAAGGTGGTGAAGAACAAGCTGGCGCCGCCCTTCAAGCAGGTCGAGTTCGACATCATGTACGGCGAGGGCGTCTCCAAGATGGGCGAGATCCTCGATCTCGGCGTCAAGGCCGGCATCGTCGAGAAATCCGGCGCCTGGTTCTCCTATGACAGCCAGCGCCTCGGCCAGGGCCGCGAGAACTCGAAGGCGTTCCTGAAGGCCAACCCCGACATCACCGCCAAGATCGAGACTTCGATCCGCCAGAACTCCGGCCTGATCTCCGAGCAGATTTTGGCCGGCACGCCCGAGAGCGACGCCGACGGCGAGGAGCCGGCCGACGAGTAA
- the gcvH gene encoding glycine cleavage system protein GcvH, with amino-acid sequence MTTTLYTSDHEWLAIEGDVATVGITDYAQQQLGDVVFVELPKVGRTLKKAEAAAVVESVKAASDVYAPVTGEVLETNDALAAEPALVNSDAQGKAWFFKIKMADKNELGGLMDEAAYKAHTA; translated from the coding sequence ATGACCACGACGCTGTACACCTCCGACCATGAATGGCTCGCCATCGAGGGCGACGTCGCGACCGTCGGGATCACCGACTACGCGCAACAGCAACTCGGCGACGTCGTGTTCGTCGAACTGCCCAAGGTCGGCCGCACGCTGAAGAAGGCGGAAGCCGCAGCCGTGGTTGAATCGGTGAAAGCCGCGTCCGACGTCTATGCCCCTGTCACGGGCGAAGTGCTCGAGACCAACGACGCGCTTGCCGCCGAGCCGGCTCTGGTGAACTCGGACGCGCAAGGCAAGGCGTGGTTCTTCAAGATCAAGATGGCCGACAAGAACGAGCTCGGCGGCCTCATGGATGAAGCCGCCTACAAGGCACATACGGCTTGA
- a CDS encoding DUF6894 family protein: protein MPLYFFRIRNGRYSGCADQATEFADRDLAWREMTSVCADMAAGIARKLQENSEWHMELLDEAKEPVFRIRIVAETLE, encoded by the coding sequence ATGCCGCTCTATTTCTTTCGAATCAGGAACGGCCGTTATTCCGGCTGCGCGGACCAGGCGACGGAGTTTGCCGACCGCGATTTGGCCTGGAGGGAGATGACCAGCGTCTGCGCCGACATGGCCGCCGGCATTGCCCGCAAGCTCCAGGAAAATTCCGAATGGCACATGGAGCTGCTGGACGAGGCCAAGGAGCCCGTGTTCCGGATCCGCATCGTCGCGGAAACGCTCGAATAG
- a CDS encoding NADP-dependent isocitrate dehydrogenase: MAKIKVSNPVVELDGDEMTRIIWQYIKDKLINPYLDVELLYYDLGMEYRDHTNDQVTIDAAEAIKKVGVGVKCATITPDEARVKEFNLKQMWKSPNGTIRNILGGVIFREPIICKNVPRLVPGWTKPIIIGRHAYGDQYRATDIKFPGKGTLSLKFVGEDGTVIEKEVFKAPGAGVAMEMYNLDDSIIDFARASFNYGLLRGYPVYLSTKNTILKVYDGRFKDIFQEIFDKEFKKEFDAKGLTYEHRLIDDMVASALKWSGGYVWACKNYDGDVQSDTVAQGYGSLGLMTSVLLTPDGKTVEAEAAHGTVTRHYREHQKGKETSTNSIASIFAWTRGLSHRAKLDNNAELAKFAATLEKVCVDTVEAGYMTKDLALLVGADQRWLSTTGFLDKVAENLTKELAA, from the coding sequence ATGGCAAAAATCAAGGTATCCAATCCCGTCGTCGAACTCGATGGCGACGAGATGACCCGGATCATCTGGCAGTACATCAAGGACAAGCTGATCAACCCGTACCTTGATGTCGAGCTGCTCTATTACGACCTGGGCATGGAATACCGCGACCACACCAACGATCAGGTCACGATCGACGCCGCCGAGGCGATCAAGAAGGTCGGCGTCGGCGTCAAGTGCGCCACCATCACCCCGGACGAGGCCCGGGTGAAGGAGTTCAACCTCAAGCAGATGTGGAAGTCGCCGAACGGCACCATCCGCAACATCCTCGGCGGCGTGATCTTCCGCGAGCCGATCATCTGCAAGAACGTGCCGCGCCTCGTTCCCGGCTGGACCAAGCCGATCATCATCGGCCGCCACGCCTATGGCGACCAGTACCGCGCCACCGACATCAAGTTCCCGGGCAAGGGCACCCTCTCGCTGAAGTTCGTCGGCGAGGACGGCACCGTGATCGAGAAGGAAGTGTTCAAGGCTCCGGGCGCCGGCGTCGCCATGGAAATGTACAATCTCGACGATTCCATCATCGACTTCGCCCGCGCCTCCTTCAACTACGGCCTCTTGCGCGGCTACCCGGTGTACCTGTCGACCAAGAACACGATTCTGAAGGTCTATGACGGCCGCTTCAAGGACATCTTCCAGGAGATCTTCGACAAGGAGTTCAAGAAGGAATTCGACGCCAAGGGCCTGACCTACGAGCACCGCCTGATCGACGACATGGTGGCCTCGGCGCTGAAATGGTCCGGCGGCTATGTCTGGGCCTGCAAGAACTACGACGGCGACGTGCAGTCCGACACGGTCGCGCAGGGCTACGGCTCGCTCGGCCTGATGACCTCGGTGCTGCTCACCCCGGATGGCAAGACCGTGGAAGCCGAAGCCGCCCACGGCACCGTGACCCGCCACTACCGCGAGCACCAGAAGGGCAAGGAGACCTCGACCAACTCGATCGCGTCGATCTTCGCCTGGACCCGTGGCCTGTCGCACCGCGCCAAGCTCGACAACAATGCCGAGCTCGCCAAGTTCGCCGCGACGCTGGAGAAGGTCTGCGTCGACACCGTCGAGGCTGGCTACATGACCAAGGACCTCGCGCTCCTGGTCGGCGCCGACCAGCGCTGGCTCTCGACCACCGGCTTCCTCGACAAGGTCGCGGAGAACCTGACCAAGGAGCTGGCGGCGTAA
- the alaS gene encoding alanine--tRNA ligase, giving the protein MSGVNEIRSTFLNFFAENGHEIVPSSPLVPRNDPTLMFTNAGMVQFKNVFTGMEKRPYQRATTSQKCVRAGGKHNDLDNVGYTARHLTFFEMLGNFSFGDYFKERAIELAWKLITSEFGLKKDKLLVTVYHTDDEAAGLWKKIAGFSDDRIIRIPTADNFWAMGDTGPCGPCSEIFIDRGEHIWGGPPGSPEEDGDRFLEFWNLVFMQFEQVTKEERQPLPRPSIDTGMGLERMACILQGVESVFETDLFRNLIDATASALGSGPNERTVASFRVIADHLRSSAFLISDGVLPSNEGRGYVLRRIMRRAMRHAQLLGAKDPLMHRLVWALVREMGQALPELVRAEKLIEETLRLEETRFRKTLSRGLAILDEKSASLKKGDMFDGDVAFTLYDTYGFPLDLTQDALKSRGIGVDQAAFTDAMERQREKARESWKGSGEAASEAIWFPLREKLGATEFLGYETESAEGVVSALVKDGKETDSLKAGETGAIVLNQTPFYAESGGQVGDTGVLLGEGGIKVRVTDTQKKLGDFFVHIGMVESGEVKLGTALQLEVDHGRRSSIRAHHSATHLIHEALRQVLGDHIAQRGSMVAPDRLRFDFVHPKPITAEELARVEDIANDVVLENDEVTTRVMGVDEAREAGARALFGEKYGDEVRVVSMGRTARERGANALGWSVELCGGTHVRRTGDIGLITLTSESAVASGVRRIEALTGNYARKHANDTMVLAKTAANELRTSIDDVPARIAALMEERKKLERELSDARKKLAMGGGASASNGAAAGVREVGDVKLMARAVEGIEMKDLKSLADDGKKQIGSGVVAIVGVTEDGKAGIVVGVTPDLTARFNAVNLVRIASEALGGKGGGGRPDMAQAGGPDGANAAAALSAIEKAMAGA; this is encoded by the coding sequence ATGAGCGGCGTCAACGAGATCAGGTCGACCTTTCTGAACTTTTTTGCCGAGAACGGCCACGAGATCGTGCCGTCCTCGCCATTGGTGCCGCGCAACGATCCGACGTTGATGTTCACCAATGCCGGCATGGTTCAGTTCAAGAACGTCTTCACCGGCATGGAGAAGCGGCCCTACCAGCGCGCTACCACGTCACAGAAATGCGTGCGCGCCGGCGGCAAGCACAACGATCTCGACAATGTCGGCTACACCGCGCGCCATCTCACCTTCTTCGAGATGCTCGGCAACTTCTCGTTCGGCGACTACTTCAAGGAGCGGGCGATCGAGCTCGCCTGGAAGCTGATCACCTCAGAGTTCGGGCTGAAGAAGGACAAGCTGCTCGTCACGGTCTACCACACCGACGACGAGGCGGCGGGCCTGTGGAAGAAGATCGCGGGCTTCTCCGACGACCGCATCATCCGCATCCCGACCGCGGACAATTTCTGGGCGATGGGCGACACCGGCCCGTGCGGCCCGTGCTCGGAGATTTTTATCGATCGCGGCGAGCATATCTGGGGCGGACCTCCGGGCTCGCCTGAGGAGGACGGCGACCGCTTCCTCGAGTTCTGGAATCTCGTGTTCATGCAGTTCGAGCAGGTGACGAAGGAGGAGCGCCAGCCGCTGCCGCGTCCCTCGATCGACACCGGCATGGGCCTGGAGCGCATGGCCTGCATCCTCCAGGGCGTCGAGAGCGTGTTCGAGACCGACCTGTTCCGCAACCTGATCGATGCGACTGCGTCTGCGCTGGGCAGCGGGCCGAACGAGCGGACCGTCGCCTCGTTCCGCGTCATCGCCGACCATTTGCGCTCTTCCGCCTTCCTGATCTCCGACGGCGTGCTGCCATCGAACGAGGGCCGCGGCTACGTGCTGCGCCGGATCATGCGCCGCGCGATGCGCCATGCGCAGCTTTTGGGTGCGAAAGACCCGCTGATGCATCGGCTGGTCTGGGCGCTGGTGCGCGAGATGGGTCAGGCCCTTCCGGAACTGGTCCGCGCGGAGAAGCTGATCGAGGAAACGCTGCGGCTGGAAGAGACCCGCTTCCGCAAGACTCTTTCACGCGGCTTGGCAATCCTGGACGAGAAGAGCGCTTCCTTGAAGAAGGGCGACATGTTCGACGGCGACGTCGCCTTCACGCTCTACGACACCTATGGCTTCCCGCTGGACCTGACGCAGGACGCGCTGAAGTCGCGCGGCATCGGCGTCGACCAGGCGGCGTTCACCGACGCGATGGAGCGCCAGCGCGAGAAGGCGCGCGAGTCCTGGAAGGGCTCGGGCGAGGCGGCTTCCGAAGCGATCTGGTTCCCGCTGCGCGAGAAGCTGGGTGCGACCGAATTTTTGGGCTACGAGACCGAGAGCGCCGAAGGCGTCGTCTCCGCGCTGGTCAAGGACGGCAAGGAGACTGATAGCCTCAAGGCCGGCGAGACCGGGGCGATCGTGCTGAACCAGACGCCGTTCTACGCGGAGTCCGGCGGCCAGGTCGGCGACACCGGCGTGCTGCTTGGCGAGGGCGGTATCAAGGTCCGCGTCACCGACACGCAGAAGAAGCTCGGCGATTTCTTCGTTCATATCGGCATGGTGGAGAGCGGCGAAGTGAAGCTCGGCACCGCACTCCAGCTCGAGGTCGATCACGGCAGGCGTTCCTCGATCCGCGCACATCACTCGGCAACGCACCTCATCCACGAAGCGCTGCGCCAGGTGCTCGGCGATCACATCGCCCAGCGCGGCTCGATGGTCGCGCCCGACCGGTTGCGCTTCGACTTCGTGCATCCGAAGCCCATCACGGCGGAGGAGCTGGCCCGCGTCGAGGACATCGCCAACGACGTGGTGCTGGAGAACGACGAGGTGACGACCCGCGTCATGGGCGTCGATGAAGCCCGCGAAGCGGGGGCGCGCGCGCTGTTCGGCGAGAAATATGGCGACGAGGTCCGCGTCGTCTCGATGGGCAGGACCGCGCGCGAGCGCGGCGCCAACGCGCTCGGCTGGTCAGTCGAGCTCTGCGGCGGCACTCATGTGAGGCGCACCGGCGACATCGGCCTGATCACGCTCACGAGCGAGAGCGCGGTCGCCTCGGGCGTGCGCCGCATCGAGGCGCTGACCGGCAATTACGCGCGCAAGCACGCCAACGACACCATGGTGCTGGCGAAGACGGCGGCGAACGAGCTGCGCACGTCGATCGACGACGTGCCGGCGCGCATCGCCGCGCTGATGGAGGAGCGCAAGAAGCTCGAGCGCGAGCTCTCGGATGCGCGCAAGAAGCTGGCGATGGGCGGCGGCGCATCCGCGAGCAACGGCGCGGCCGCAGGCGTGCGCGAGGTCGGCGACGTCAAGCTGATGGCGCGTGCGGTCGAGGGCATCGAGATGAAGGATCTCAAGAGCCTCGCCGACGACGGCAAGAAGCAGATCGGCTCTGGCGTCGTCGCCATCGTCGGCGTCACCGAGGACGGCAAGGCCGGAATCGTGGTCGGCGTCACGCCGGACCTCACCGCGCGCTTCAACGCCGTGAACCTCGTCCGCATCGCCTCCGAGGCGCTCGGCGGCAAGGGCGGCGGCGGACGGCCCGACATGGCGCAGGCCGGCGGCCCTGACGGTGCCAACGCGGCTGCGGCGCTCTCGGCGATCGAAAAAGCGATGGCGGGGGCTTAA